A window of the Acipenser ruthenus chromosome 30, fAciRut3.2 maternal haplotype, whole genome shotgun sequence genome harbors these coding sequences:
- the LOC117397833 gene encoding relA-associated inhibitor-like isoform X2, with protein MNQQRGMTGSLLMNMDMELNASLATADELSKELGSMWEECSPATDTPEYKSSGYRSSPVGSNEKLSKPAAVSSSRDQPAKASYFSYKPTSHPDPGQSAKSLDSTTARKYQGSPRPTSLYSPDRQTPPPSGPPRTFSSDSLSSYDQRSLPRQLSRSPSPRVMRRNPPFPVYESGQSGLSSPRSLPFERSPSPHLGYPANSSTLPRNFKTCKSQDDSLGRQRSPSPWNDLDLDVGYKRTSRQQQGLDKYRTLPSNIMPFGNWRESNLDASPSQAKDMPVQMIASYVSTLPRPTPHSPRGSPRYSQPAIISRIAIPPGSPQGQQHRPIPLSVIMRLQHPYWARENAIATWGQVGDTATYRNTQQPQPQPQPQPQPQFERPAGVKVVTPESPPAPVLDSGAVEPELEGLGVGEMMEVAPRPLSPTRLQPVLPPDAEPLPQMEELLRIRAEIPRALRKRSSIDNPIPVNPPTQYKKYQQFTSKLFQRNKRIEDLGSDAGLSDLGENSSLAAVIPEPVTQTHAAKGLRSILKTPKSESSGRRARLSPLVMLLDASLVGELDVVQSAVQEMSDPSQPNDEGITALHNAICGGHPPVVEFLVQIGANINAADSHGWTPLQCAASCNDRLLCEFLVQNGAAILAVTESDGATAAQKCDPYAPNFEECEQFLRGAEESMGVLYNGMLYALWDYTPCNPDELPFRDGDMVTILQRDDEGDWWWASLCGREGFVHKKYFGLFPRVRPKSMSS; from the exons ATGAATCAACAAAGAGGCATGACTGGCAGCTTGCTAA TGAACATGGATATGGAGCTGAATGCCTCCCTTGCCACTGCGGATGAGCTGTCCAAGGAGCTGGGCAGCATGTGGGAAGAGTGCTCCCCAGCGACTGACACCCCAGAATACAAG AGCTCTGGGTACAGGTCCAGTCCGGTGGGGTCCAATGAAAAGCTGAGTAAACCAGCTGCTGTTTCCAGCAGCAGAGATCAGCCTGCAAAGGCCTCTTACTTCTCATATAAGCCAACCAGCCACCCTGATCCCGGCCAGTCCGCAAAGTCTTTGGACTCAACGACAGCCAGAAAATACCAGGGTAGCCCCCGGCCCACCAGCCTGTACTCTCCTGACAGGCAGACACCACCTCCTAGTGGCCCCCCTCGCACATTCAGCTCGGACTCCCTTTCCAGCTATGATCAGCGTAGCCTGCCTCGACAGTTAAGCCGCTCCCCCTCCCCACGCGTGATGAGGCGCAATCCTCCCTTTCCTGTGTACGAATCTGGCCAATCAGGACTCAGCTCTCCGCGGTCATTGCCTTTTGAGCGAAGCCCCTCCCCTCACCTAGGCTACCCAGCCAACTCCAGCACACTGCCACGGAACTTCAAAACCTGCAAGTCTCAGG ATGACTCGCTTGGCAGACAGAGATCCCCCAGTCCCTGGAATGACTTGGATCTCGACGTTGGCTACAAGAGGACATCCCGCCAGCAGCAGG GTCTAGACAAGTACAGGACCCTGCCCTCTAACATCATGCCCTTCGGCAATTGGAGGGAGTCGAACCTGGACGCGTCTCCCTCTCAAGCAAAG GATATGCCAGTCCAGATGATTGCTTCCTATGTCTCCACGTTGCCCCGTCCCACTCCGCACTCTCCACGGGGCAGCCCTCGGTACAGCCAGCCGGCCATCATCTCCCGAATCGCCATCCCGCCAGGCTCTCCACAGGGGCAGCAGCACCGCCCCATACCTCTCTCCGTCATAATGAGGCTCCAACACCCCTACTGGGCCAGAGAGAACGCCATCGCCACCTGGGggcaggtgggggatactgcaaCCTACAGGAACACACAGCAACCCcaaccccagccccagccccagccccagccccagttTGAGAGACCAG CAGGGGTGAAGGTCGTGACCCCTGAAAGCCCCCCTGCTCCAGTTTTGGACAGTGGGGCGGTAGAGCCTGAGCTGGAAGGGCTGGGGGTGGGGGAGATGATGGAGGTGGCCCCCAGGCCCCTCAGCCCCACACGCCTGCAGCCTGTGCTACCCCCTGATGCTGAGCCTCTGCCTCAGATGGAGGAGCTCCTGAGAATACGAGCAGAGATCCCCCGAGCACTGAGGAAACGCAGCTCCATCGACAACCCCATACCGGTCAACCCTCCAACCCAGTACAAGAAATACCAACAGTTCACCAGCAAGCTGTTCCAGCGGAACAAACGCATTGAGGATCTGGGAAGTGATGCAGGCCTCTCAGACCTGGGGGAGAACTCGAGTCTGGCTGCTGTCATTCCTGAGCCAGTCACCCAAACACATGCAGCCAAG GGTCTGCGCTCCATCTTGAAGACACCCAAGTCAGAGAGCTCAGGCCGCAGAGCCCGCCTCAGCCCTCTCGTCATGCTGCTAGATGCCTCTCTAGTGGGGGAGTTGGATGTGGTCCAGAGTGCTGTCCAAGAG ATGAGTGACCCTAGCCAGCCCAATGATGAGGGCATCACTGCTCTGCACAATGCCATATGTGGGGGACACCCCCCTGTGGTGGAGTTCCTGGTACAGATTGGTGCTAACATCAATGCTGCGGACAGTCACGGCTG GACCCCTCTACAGTGTGCAGCCTCTTGTAATGACCGTCTGCTCTGTGAGTTTCTGGTGCAGAACGGGGCTGCCATCTtagctgtgacagagagcgatggAGCCACTGCAGCACAGAAATGCGACCCATACGCACCAAACTTCGAGGAGTGTGAGCAGTTCCTGCGAG gtGCGGAGGAGTCCATGGGTGTGCTGTACAACGGGATGCTCTACGCTCTGTGGGATTATACTCCCTGCAATCCGGATGAGTTACCTTTCCGAGATGGAGACATGGTGACAATCCTGCAGCGGGATGATGAGGGGGACTGGTGGTGGGCCTCGCTCTGCGGCCGGGAGGGCTTCGTCCACAAGAAATACTTTGGG
- the LOC117395957 gene encoding optic atrophy 3 protein homolog, protein MVAGAFPIAKLLYLGVRQLSKPVANRIKAGARRSEFFKNYICLPPAQLYHWVDMRAKMRIMGFRGTHIKPLNEEAAAELGAELLGEAIIFTVGGVCMIAEYARQSANTRHKEEELNDTLQSLQDQVTQLSLTAETLDAQLREVNRRLLAGPTK, encoded by the exons ATGGTGGCCGGAGCTTTCCCCATAGCTAAACTTCTCTACCTGGGGGTAAGACAGCTCAGCAAACCCGTTGCCAACCGGATAAAAGCTGGGGCACGCAGGAGCGAGTTCTTCAAAAATTACATCTGCCTGCCGCCGGCTCAGT TGTACCACTGGGTGGACATGCGTGCCAAGATGCGGATCATGGGGTTTCGAGGAACACACATCAAGCCGCTGAATGAGGAGGCTGCGGCCGAGCTGGGTGCAGAGCTGCTGGGGGAGGCAATCATCTTCACAGTGGGAGGAGTCTGTATGATTGCTGAATACGCCCGCCAGAGCGCCAACACACGCCATAAAGAGGAAGAGCTGAACGACACACTGCAGAGCCTTCAGGATCAAGTGACGCAGCTGAGCCTTACCGCTGAAACGCTGGACGCCCAGCTGAGAGAGGTCAACAGACGCTTGCTCGCTGGCCCCACCAAATAA
- the LOC117397833 gene encoding relA-associated inhibitor-like isoform X1 — translation MNQQRGMTGSLLMNMDMELNASLATADELSKELGSMWEECSPATDTPEYKSSGYRSSPVGSNEKLSKPAAVSSSRDQPAKASYFSYKPTSHPDPGQSAKSLDSTTARKYQGSPRPTSLYSPDRQTPPPSGPPRTFSSDSLSSYDQRSLPRQLSRSPSPRVMRRNPPFPVYESGQSGLSSPRSLPFERSPSPHLGYPANSSTLPRNFKTCKSQDDSLGRQRSPSPWNDLDLDVGYKRTSRQQQGLDKYRTLPSNIMPFGNWRESNLDASPSQAKDMPVQMIASYVSTLPRPTPHSPRGSPRYSQPAIISRIAIPPGSPQGQQHRPIPLSVIMRLQHPYWARENAIATWGQVGDTATYRNTQQPQPQPQPQPQPQFERPAAGVKVVTPESPPAPVLDSGAVEPELEGLGVGEMMEVAPRPLSPTRLQPVLPPDAEPLPQMEELLRIRAEIPRALRKRSSIDNPIPVNPPTQYKKYQQFTSKLFQRNKRIEDLGSDAGLSDLGENSSLAAVIPEPVTQTHAAKGLRSILKTPKSESSGRRARLSPLVMLLDASLVGELDVVQSAVQEMSDPSQPNDEGITALHNAICGGHPPVVEFLVQIGANINAADSHGWTPLQCAASCNDRLLCEFLVQNGAAILAVTESDGATAAQKCDPYAPNFEECEQFLRGAEESMGVLYNGMLYALWDYTPCNPDELPFRDGDMVTILQRDDEGDWWWASLCGREGFVHKKYFGLFPRVRPKSMSS, via the exons ATGAATCAACAAAGAGGCATGACTGGCAGCTTGCTAA TGAACATGGATATGGAGCTGAATGCCTCCCTTGCCACTGCGGATGAGCTGTCCAAGGAGCTGGGCAGCATGTGGGAAGAGTGCTCCCCAGCGACTGACACCCCAGAATACAAG AGCTCTGGGTACAGGTCCAGTCCGGTGGGGTCCAATGAAAAGCTGAGTAAACCAGCTGCTGTTTCCAGCAGCAGAGATCAGCCTGCAAAGGCCTCTTACTTCTCATATAAGCCAACCAGCCACCCTGATCCCGGCCAGTCCGCAAAGTCTTTGGACTCAACGACAGCCAGAAAATACCAGGGTAGCCCCCGGCCCACCAGCCTGTACTCTCCTGACAGGCAGACACCACCTCCTAGTGGCCCCCCTCGCACATTCAGCTCGGACTCCCTTTCCAGCTATGATCAGCGTAGCCTGCCTCGACAGTTAAGCCGCTCCCCCTCCCCACGCGTGATGAGGCGCAATCCTCCCTTTCCTGTGTACGAATCTGGCCAATCAGGACTCAGCTCTCCGCGGTCATTGCCTTTTGAGCGAAGCCCCTCCCCTCACCTAGGCTACCCAGCCAACTCCAGCACACTGCCACGGAACTTCAAAACCTGCAAGTCTCAGG ATGACTCGCTTGGCAGACAGAGATCCCCCAGTCCCTGGAATGACTTGGATCTCGACGTTGGCTACAAGAGGACATCCCGCCAGCAGCAGG GTCTAGACAAGTACAGGACCCTGCCCTCTAACATCATGCCCTTCGGCAATTGGAGGGAGTCGAACCTGGACGCGTCTCCCTCTCAAGCAAAG GATATGCCAGTCCAGATGATTGCTTCCTATGTCTCCACGTTGCCCCGTCCCACTCCGCACTCTCCACGGGGCAGCCCTCGGTACAGCCAGCCGGCCATCATCTCCCGAATCGCCATCCCGCCAGGCTCTCCACAGGGGCAGCAGCACCGCCCCATACCTCTCTCCGTCATAATGAGGCTCCAACACCCCTACTGGGCCAGAGAGAACGCCATCGCCACCTGGGggcaggtgggggatactgcaaCCTACAGGAACACACAGCAACCCcaaccccagccccagccccagccccagccccagttTGAGAGACCAG CAGCAGGGGTGAAGGTCGTGACCCCTGAAAGCCCCCCTGCTCCAGTTTTGGACAGTGGGGCGGTAGAGCCTGAGCTGGAAGGGCTGGGGGTGGGGGAGATGATGGAGGTGGCCCCCAGGCCCCTCAGCCCCACACGCCTGCAGCCTGTGCTACCCCCTGATGCTGAGCCTCTGCCTCAGATGGAGGAGCTCCTGAGAATACGAGCAGAGATCCCCCGAGCACTGAGGAAACGCAGCTCCATCGACAACCCCATACCGGTCAACCCTCCAACCCAGTACAAGAAATACCAACAGTTCACCAGCAAGCTGTTCCAGCGGAACAAACGCATTGAGGATCTGGGAAGTGATGCAGGCCTCTCAGACCTGGGGGAGAACTCGAGTCTGGCTGCTGTCATTCCTGAGCCAGTCACCCAAACACATGCAGCCAAG GGTCTGCGCTCCATCTTGAAGACACCCAAGTCAGAGAGCTCAGGCCGCAGAGCCCGCCTCAGCCCTCTCGTCATGCTGCTAGATGCCTCTCTAGTGGGGGAGTTGGATGTGGTCCAGAGTGCTGTCCAAGAG ATGAGTGACCCTAGCCAGCCCAATGATGAGGGCATCACTGCTCTGCACAATGCCATATGTGGGGGACACCCCCCTGTGGTGGAGTTCCTGGTACAGATTGGTGCTAACATCAATGCTGCGGACAGTCACGGCTG GACCCCTCTACAGTGTGCAGCCTCTTGTAATGACCGTCTGCTCTGTGAGTTTCTGGTGCAGAACGGGGCTGCCATCTtagctgtgacagagagcgatggAGCCACTGCAGCACAGAAATGCGACCCATACGCACCAAACTTCGAGGAGTGTGAGCAGTTCCTGCGAG gtGCGGAGGAGTCCATGGGTGTGCTGTACAACGGGATGCTCTACGCTCTGTGGGATTATACTCCCTGCAATCCGGATGAGTTACCTTTCCGAGATGGAGACATGGTGACAATCCTGCAGCGGGATGATGAGGGGGACTGGTGGTGGGCCTCGCTCTGCGGCCGGGAGGGCTTCGTCCACAAGAAATACTTTGGG